Proteins from a genomic interval of Streptomyces sp. Tu6071:
- the eboE gene encoding metabolite traffic protein EboE has translation MRFRHKDGSTVHVSYCTNVHPAETIEGITAQLDAYAEPVRVRLGSKRLGLGLWLPAETAATLAADEGAVARLRRELSARGLETVTLNGFPYHGFHAPVVKRAVYYPDWSEPARLEYTLHLARVLAGLLPDDVTHGSVSTLPLAWRTVWTSAQRRTAARQLTALTEGLKQLAADTGKIVRVGIEPEPGCVAETVEQAVEILTGTDPEWLGVCLDACHLAVAHEDPDSALALLRSSGRAVVKLQASTALEAPEPALAGQRAALEAFAEPRFLHQTRERGPGGTVLASDDLGGALAGELPGVEPWRVHYHVPLHEEPEAPLAGTREVLRATLRGLLGGERAGTGHVEVETYTWSVLPGAREDSLVEGLAAELDWMRGELLALGLEEEES, from the coding sequence ATGCGCTTCCGCCACAAGGACGGCAGCACCGTGCACGTCTCGTACTGCACCAACGTGCACCCCGCGGAGACCATCGAGGGCATCACCGCGCAGCTCGACGCCTACGCGGAGCCCGTCAGGGTCCGGCTCGGCAGCAAGCGGCTCGGCCTCGGCCTGTGGCTGCCCGCCGAGACCGCGGCGACGCTCGCGGCCGACGAGGGCGCCGTCGCCAGGCTGCGCAGGGAGCTGAGCGCCCGGGGCCTGGAGACCGTGACCCTCAACGGCTTCCCGTACCACGGCTTCCACGCGCCCGTCGTCAAGCGGGCGGTGTACTACCCGGACTGGTCGGAGCCCGCCCGCCTGGAGTACACCCTGCACCTCGCGCGCGTCCTCGCCGGTCTGCTGCCCGACGACGTGACGCACGGCTCCGTGTCGACGCTGCCGCTCGCCTGGCGCACCGTGTGGACCTCCGCGCAGCGCCGTACGGCCGCGCGCCAGCTCACCGCCCTCACCGAGGGACTCAAGCAACTCGCCGCCGACACCGGCAAGATCGTCCGGGTCGGCATCGAGCCCGAGCCGGGCTGCGTCGCCGAGACCGTCGAGCAGGCCGTCGAGATCCTCACGGGCACCGACCCCGAGTGGCTCGGCGTCTGCCTGGACGCCTGCCACCTCGCCGTCGCCCACGAGGACCCCGACAGCGCGCTCGCCCTCCTCCGCTCCTCCGGGCGCGCCGTCGTCAAGCTCCAGGCGTCCACGGCGCTGGAGGCGCCCGAACCGGCCCTCGCCGGACAGCGCGCCGCCCTGGAGGCCTTCGCCGAGCCGCGCTTCCTGCACCAGACCCGCGAGCGGGGCCCCGGGGGCACGGTCCTCGCGAGCGACGACCTCGGCGGGGCCCTCGCGGGCGAACTGCCGGGCGTGGAACCGTGGCGCGTCCACTACCACGTACCGCTGCACGAGGAGCCCGAGGCGCCGCTCGCCGGGACCCGCGAGGTCCTGCGCGCGACGCTGCGCGGACTCCTCGGCGGGGAACGGGCGGGCACGGGGCACGTCGAGGTCGAGACGTACACGTGGTCGGTCCTGCCCGGCGCGCGCGAGGACTCCCTCGTCGAGGGGCTCGCCGCCGAACTCGACTGGATGCGGGGCGAACTGCTCGCCCTCGGCCTCGAAGAGGAGGAGTCGTGA
- a CDS encoding sugar phosphate isomerase/epimerase family protein: MTAPVPLPSTDGPRFAYGTNGFADHRLSDVVAVLADLGYAGVSLTLDHHHLDPYDREIGARTRRTARALRAAGLAVVVETGARYLLDPFRKHRPTLLSAAPEERAARQDLLRRAVRIGAELEAEAVHFWSGTPEPGTTRAQAWARLEEGCARAVEDADAAGVRLAFEPEPGMLVADLAGYEALAEAVGAPGTFGLTLDLGHCRCLEPRSEAECVARAGGRLAHVQIEDMRRGVHEHLPFGEGEMDFPPILAALRASGYAGLVSVELPRHSHAAVDQARHSIAFLREAASRPAPRAPAAPPATAPTAPPPKEAVPT, translated from the coding sequence ATGACCGCACCCGTGCCCCTCCCGAGCACGGACGGCCCGCGCTTCGCCTACGGCACCAACGGCTTCGCCGACCACCGCCTGAGCGATGTCGTCGCGGTACTCGCCGACCTCGGGTACGCGGGCGTCTCGCTGACCCTGGACCACCACCACCTGGACCCGTACGACCGCGAGATCGGCGCCCGCACGCGGCGCACGGCGAGGGCACTGCGCGCGGCGGGACTCGCCGTCGTCGTCGAGACCGGTGCGCGCTACCTGCTCGACCCGTTCCGCAAGCACCGCCCGACGCTCCTGAGCGCCGCGCCCGAGGAACGCGCCGCCCGGCAGGACCTGCTGCGGCGTGCCGTGCGGATCGGGGCCGAACTGGAGGCCGAGGCCGTGCACTTCTGGAGCGGCACCCCCGAGCCGGGCACGACGCGCGCCCAGGCGTGGGCCCGGCTGGAGGAGGGCTGCGCGCGGGCCGTCGAAGACGCCGACGCCGCCGGGGTGCGGCTCGCCTTCGAGCCCGAGCCCGGCATGCTCGTCGCCGACCTCGCGGGCTACGAGGCGCTCGCCGAGGCCGTCGGCGCGCCCGGCACCTTCGGCCTGACACTCGACCTCGGGCACTGCCGGTGCCTGGAACCGCGGTCCGAGGCGGAGTGCGTCGCGCGGGCGGGTGGGCGGCTCGCGCACGTGCAGATCGAGGACATGCGGCGCGGGGTGCACGAGCACCTTCCCTTCGGCGAGGGCGAGATGGACTTCCCGCCGATCCTCGCGGCGCTGCGCGCGTCCGGGTACGCGGGACTCGTCTCCGTGGAACTGCCCCGGCACAGTCACGCCGCCGTGGACCAGGCCAGGCACAGCATCGCGTTCCTGCGCGAGGCGGCATCACGCCCGGCGCCGCGGGCCCCCGCGGCCCCGCCCGCCACCGCCCCGACCGCACCCCCGCCGAAGGAGGCCGTCCCGACATGA
- a CDS encoding TatD family hydrolase, which yields MRIFDPHIHMTSRTTDDYRSMHAAGVRALVEPAFWLGQPRTGPVSFTDYFDALLGWEPYRAAQYGISHHCTIGLNPKEANDPRCAPVLDLLGRYLVKDGVVGVGETGFDTGTAAEEHAFARQLELAVEHGLPALVHTPHRDKAGGTRRSLGVVRDSGIDPAFVVLDHLNEVTVGEVADSGCWMGFSIYPDTKMTPGRMVEILRAYGTERVLVNSAADWGHSDPLLTRATGEAMLAAGFDEDDVDRVLWRNPVAFYGQSGRLRTECADETRAAGLFAGNSVARGES from the coding sequence ATGCGCATCTTCGACCCACACATCCACATGACCTCGCGGACCACCGACGACTACCGCTCCATGCACGCCGCCGGCGTCCGGGCCCTCGTCGAGCCCGCCTTCTGGCTCGGGCAGCCGCGTACCGGTCCGGTCAGCTTCACCGACTACTTCGACGCGCTGCTCGGCTGGGAGCCGTACCGCGCGGCCCAGTACGGCATCAGCCACCACTGCACGATCGGCCTCAACCCGAAGGAGGCGAACGACCCGCGCTGCGCCCCGGTGCTCGACCTCCTCGGCCGCTACCTCGTCAAGGACGGCGTCGTCGGCGTCGGCGAGACCGGCTTCGACACCGGCACCGCCGCCGAGGAGCACGCCTTCGCACGGCAGCTCGAACTCGCCGTCGAGCACGGCCTGCCCGCCCTCGTGCACACCCCCCACCGCGACAAGGCCGGCGGCACCCGGCGCTCGCTCGGCGTCGTCCGCGACAGCGGCATCGACCCCGCCTTCGTCGTGCTCGACCACCTCAACGAGGTCACCGTCGGCGAAGTCGCCGACTCCGGCTGCTGGATGGGCTTCTCCATCTACCCCGACACGAAGATGACTCCCGGCCGCATGGTCGAGATCCTGCGCGCGTACGGCACCGAACGCGTCCTCGTCAACTCCGCCGCCGACTGGGGGCACAGCGACCCCCTCCTGACCCGGGCCACCGGTGAGGCCATGCTCGCGGCCGGCTTCGACGAGGACGACGTCGACCGCGTGCTGTGGCGCAATCCCGTCGCCTTCTACGGGCAGTCAGGGCGCCTCCGCACCGAGTGCGCCGACGAGACCCGGGCCGCGGGGCTGTTCGCGGGCAACTCCGTGGCCCGCGGGGAGAGCTGA
- a CDS encoding EboA domain-containing protein, which translates to MTLTTTTQPAPAHAAVHDALTLRTLKEALAAALDEDREARLRADTEAVGARGAAALALPFAAAGRHYGRDRLPGWYEWHVADAVRTLLLLALPLSGRRLAAEATARYGGGDAAERRGVLSALPFLPLGDAALPLVDDGLRTNDTRLIAAALGPYARAHLDQYRWRQAVLKCLFTGVPLHRVAGLQERKDAELARMAAGFAAERRAAGRTVPDDLWLVAGEQSAARAYEH; encoded by the coding sequence ATGACCCTCACGACCACGACGCAGCCCGCCCCCGCCCACGCGGCCGTCCACGACGCGCTGACCCTGCGCACCCTCAAGGAGGCCCTCGCCGCCGCGCTCGACGAGGACCGCGAGGCGCGGCTCCGCGCCGACACCGAGGCCGTCGGCGCCCGGGGCGCCGCCGCCCTCGCACTGCCCTTCGCCGCCGCCGGACGGCACTACGGACGCGACCGGCTCCCCGGCTGGTACGAGTGGCACGTCGCCGACGCCGTGCGCACCCTGCTCCTCCTCGCCCTCCCGCTCAGCGGCAGGCGGCTCGCCGCCGAGGCCACCGCGCGCTACGGCGGCGGCGACGCGGCCGAACGGCGCGGGGTGCTCAGCGCCCTGCCGTTCCTGCCGCTCGGCGACGCCGCGCTCCCGCTCGTCGACGACGGGCTGCGCACCAACGACACGCGGCTCATCGCGGCGGCCCTCGGCCCCTACGCCCGCGCCCACCTCGACCAGTACCGCTGGCGCCAGGCCGTCCTGAAGTGCCTGTTCACCGGCGTGCCGCTGCACCGGGTCGCCGGGCTCCAGGAGCGCAAGGACGCCGAACTCGCGCGGATGGCCGCCGGTTTCGCCGCGGAGCGCCGGGCCGCCGGACGGACCGTACCCGACGACCTGTGGCTCGTCGCGGGCGAGCAGAGCGCCGCGCGCGCGTACGAGCACTGA
- a CDS encoding SCO3242 family prenyltransferase, producing the protein MTLTLTRVRRAFREGLRAAHAELGSRPPALRRPAPDTPLCEAPTHPGPSRPAAPPPPTGAPAPSAPRARAFDTGYRPRTLTLRRTTKTLAELVRAPAALTVPGDVVAGALASARTARVSPGRTALLAAGSVALYWAGMALNDWADRAEDARERPARPIPSGRLSPGAALATATGLTAGALALGALAGGRRVLLRRTLPLAAAVWAYDLGVKRTRLGPLAMAAARGLDVLHGTGTGPARPALGAALTVAAHTLAVTRLSRHEVDGEAGDEPALALAVTAASALAAALPARHPGRESAGRLRTRWTAPALAAGALALAGRAQWAALRTPDAAHVRAAVGAGIHALVPLQAALVARAGAPRAALGLVAALPPALSLARKVSPT; encoded by the coding sequence ATGACCCTCACCCTGACCCGGGTGCGGCGCGCCTTCCGGGAGGGACTGAGAGCGGCGCACGCCGAACTCGGCTCCCGGCCACCCGCCTTGCGCCGCCCCGCCCCCGACACCCCCTTGTGCGAGGCCCCCACGCACCCCGGGCCGTCCCGGCCCGCCGCGCCGCCCCCGCCCACCGGGGCACCCGCGCCCTCCGCTCCCCGCGCCCGCGCCTTCGACACCGGCTACCGGCCCAGGACCCTGACCCTGCGCAGGACCACGAAGACCCTCGCCGAGCTGGTCCGCGCGCCCGCCGCGCTCACCGTCCCGGGCGACGTCGTCGCCGGGGCGCTCGCGAGCGCCCGCACCGCGCGCGTGAGCCCCGGCAGGACCGCGCTCCTCGCGGCCGGTTCGGTCGCCCTGTACTGGGCGGGGATGGCCCTCAACGACTGGGCCGACCGCGCCGAGGACGCGCGCGAGCGGCCCGCACGCCCGATCCCCTCGGGCCGCCTCTCGCCCGGTGCCGCCCTCGCGACGGCCACCGGCCTGACGGCGGGCGCCCTCGCACTCGGCGCCCTCGCGGGCGGCCGGCGCGTCCTGCTGCGCCGGACCCTGCCCCTGGCCGCCGCCGTCTGGGCCTACGACCTCGGCGTCAAGCGCACGCGCCTCGGACCGCTCGCCATGGCCGCGGCACGCGGGCTCGACGTCCTGCACGGCACGGGTACGGGCCCGGCGCGCCCCGCCCTCGGCGCCGCCCTCACCGTCGCCGCGCACACCCTCGCCGTGACGCGCCTCAGCCGCCACGAGGTGGACGGCGAAGCGGGCGACGAACCGGCACTCGCGCTCGCCGTGACAGCGGCGTCCGCGCTCGCGGCGGCCCTGCCCGCCCGGCACCCCGGGCGGGAGAGCGCCGGTCGCCTCCGTACGCGCTGGACCGCCCCCGCGCTCGCCGCGGGCGCGCTCGCCCTCGCCGGGCGCGCCCAGTGGGCGGCGCTGCGCACCCCCGACGCGGCACACGTGCGGGCGGCCGTCGGCGCCGGTATCCACGCCCTCGTACCGCTGCAGGCCGCTCTCGTGGCCCGCGCGGGCGCCCCGCGCGCCGCGCTCGGCCTCGTCGCCGCGCTCCCGCCCGCGCTCTCCCTCGCGCGGAAGGTGTCCCCGACATGA